One uncultured Draconibacterium sp. genomic window, CCGGGGAAAGACAAAAAAACAAAACAAATAGCTTCTTCCTCAACAGTAGATGAATTTGAAACCTTTGAAGATGATGATTTTTCCGAATCGGAAGATGAATTCGAATCCTTTGAATCAAACGAATTTGAAAGTCTGGAACCAAACTCTTTACAACAATCCGAAGTGAAATCGATTTTGGATTTCGGAATTGAAAAAATCGGATTTGCAGCGTATTCTGAGTTTGGCAACTGGATTTCGAATACCTTTTACCATACCGGTATTTTTGCATCGGTAAAACTCCCCGGTGATATTTATTTTAATCCCGAAGCGTTGCTTCAGATTGAGGCTTCAAACAAAGGAATAATCTACCTGGCAAAACTCGAGAAGTCATTCACGTTAAAAGGTGGAAATCGTTTATCTCTGAGCGGAGCTTACTACGGCTTTTCTGAAATAGATAAAAATGCAATGGTGCTGAATTCGTACTGCAATATTCTGGCTGGCGAAGTACTTCGTTTAGACGCTGCTAATATGCCTTTTTACCTGCTCGGGGCAAAACTAAATTTTCCTTCAGCAAACCTGCATGTTAAACTTCAAAACGCAGGTCAGATTAATACGGAAGACCTTAATGAATGGGACCTTGAAATTGGCAAAAAATTTAAAGACCGACTTCATTTAAATGTTAAAGGAGGTTTGATTAAAGGCGGTGATCTGGAAGACAGAGCATTTTTAGGGCGACTGGAAGCAAGGTTTTATTTTTAAAAGGCATAAAAATGGACAAAAACAACAATGTACAAAAACGACGGGCTTTTCTTCAAAACGGATTAAAAGTAGTTGGTGGAAGTATACTTCTCTCACCTTTTATAAGCTCATGTTCCGATAGTTTTTACGACACGCTTAGCATTGACGAGTCGCGTTGTATTGGCTGTGGCGACTGCGATGATGTTTGTAATTACAGTGCCATAATTATGAATGGTATATCGAGTTACGCCATTAATGCAAGCAATTGTACACTTTGTAACTGGTGTGTTGATGTGTGCGAAGATTTGGCGATTTCGATGCCAGACAAAAGTTACCTTATCAATTCCACTGACTGTACCGGCTGTAACGAATGTCTTCCGTCGTGCAATTACGGAGCGCTAAAAATTGCATCAAACCAATTTGCTATCAAATCGGGTTGTGTTGGATGTGGCGATTGTGTTACGGTTTGCAATCAACAGGGAAATGCAATCGGATATGTGGTTGAGAATTATTCGGTAAAAACCAATTGCCATGGTTGTGTTGAAAGGTGTTCGAGTGCCTGTGCCTATGGCGCAATAACCCGGGTAAACGGCAAGGCTTACATCAACACTTCAAAATGTACCAAATGTGGGAAATGCTATTCAAAATGCAGCCACCATGCCATAACAAAAGCCTACGTTTCAATCGACCAGGATAAATGTACACATTGCGGAGAATGTTACACTTCCTGTTCGTACACACAAATTGAAAAATCGGGCAATTCAGATACAAATGAATCTTATATTGAAAAACTGGAATGCACCAATTGTGGAGAATGTATTGACTCGTGCCCCGAAAGTGCGATATACACCGAACAAACAGGCGATTTTACACCTGAAATAGATAACGACAATTGTACAGCATGTGGCAAATGTTACGATGTTTGCACTGTACAAACAGCCATCGACCGAAGTATTGCGATCGCATCCATTAACCAAACAACTTGTATGAAATGCAACAAATGTTTTGATGTATGTGATTACAATGCCGTTATTATGGATTAGTTGCTTCTTATTATTTAATAGCCCAAAAACAAATCCCTTTTCCGTGAGGAAAAGGGATTTATTATAAACAATGGAATTTTATTGTATCATTTTTTTGAATCCACTCCACACCCATCGCGGTATTCGGCAATTATCTTTTTAACTTCCGATGGGGCAACGCGTCCGAAAACTCTTTCGCCTACCGTAACCACCGGGGCAAGTCCACAGGCTCCCACACAGCGCAAACAGTTGATCGAGAACTTACCGTCTCCTGTCGACTCACCAACTTCGACCTGCAACTGGCGTTTAAATTCGGCCAGCACCTGTTCGGCTCCGCGCACATAACAAGCGGTTCCCATACAAACCGAAATGGGGAACTCCCCTTGCGGAATCATTGTAAAAAAGCTGTAGAACGTAACCACTCCGTATACTTTTGCAACCGAGCAATTTAATCCTTTGGCAATTACTTCCTGTACTTCGGCCGGCAAATAGCCCAATTTACTTTGAACTTTATGAAGTACATTAATTAGTTCGCTTTCCTTGTTCTCAAACTCGTTGCAAATGTCAAGAATGAGTTGTATTGTATTTTCTGCTAGTTTTATTTTTGGCATGATTCATATTTTTTGTTTTTTCTCCTCTGAAATTTAAGTTATATGTTCTGATGAACAGTTATTAGTCATTGGTCAGTAGTCATTGGTCATTGGTTTGTCCAATCGATTTTATAAAGTTATTATGTCGTTTACCTAATTCCTCTAATTTTATCATTAAAGAATTGAATGTTTCACCATCAATCTGGTTTCGGTTTTTTGCTTTTGTCAACCATGTTTTGGTTTCAGTTTGAGAACCTCTTGAATAATACTGAAATTGACGATTTTCCTTGTAAAAATACCTACCATATCCTTCACTGATATTTGCAGCAATGGAATCGGCGGCCTCAACAAGCTGCTTTCCCGTTGTCCATTTATGAAAATTGTCCCATTTTTCAACAATGAGGTAAACCTCATCCCCAATTTCCATTGCCAACTGATAAACAACCAAATCTTCCAATCTCATTTTACTCAGTTCTTATAGTTTTCAATCCTTTTTCTTTTCAATATTACTGTTGACCTTTCATAAAATAGCCGGTCCCTTTTTCCTGATGACCATTAGCTAATGCCTAATGGCAACTTCTTAAGTACGATCAAAATAACTGGTATGGAGCAAATGATGAGCTTTTTCACTCATTGGTTCACCTAAAAATTCCTCGTAAAGTTTTACTATATGAGGATTTTCATGAGATTTTCGAATTGCTTTGTTTTTATCTTCCTGGTAAATAGCTACCTGGCGTTTTTTAAGAATTTCAGCATTACCATGATGATACGGCTGACCTCCGCCACCAATACAACCACCGGGGCAACTCATAATTTCAATGGCATGAAATTCGCTTTTCCCGGCTTGAATATCTTCCAAAAGTTTACGGGCATTTCCTAAACCATGGGCAATACCAATTCGAAGCGGTAGACCGTCAAAATCGATAGTGGCTTCACGAATACCTTCCATTCCACGTAACTCTTCAAAATCCAATCGCGGAAGTTCCTTTTTGGTATGCACTTCATACGCCGTACGAACAGCAGCTTCAATAACACCACCGGTTGTTCCGAAAATTACCGCGGCACCTGTTGATTCTCCCAGCGGATTATCAAAATCTTCGTTTGGCAACGAGTTAAAATCGATATTCGATAATTTAATCAATGCAGCCAGTTCGCGGGTTGTAATGGCGTGGTCAACATCAGGATTGCCATTTGTTTTAAATTCATCGCGACCACATTCGTATTTTTTAGCCACGCATGGCATAATTGAAACAACCACCAAATCTTCGCGTTTTACAGCCAGTTTATCGGCAAAATATGTTTTGGCAATGGCACCAAACATTTGCTGTGGCGAACGTGCAGTTGAAGGAATCTCCTTCATCTCCGGAAACTGGTGTTCAAAGAATTTCACCCAGGCAGGGCAACACGATGTTAGTATCGGAAGTTTTACATCTTTATCGCCGGCTAAATGTTTTCCAAGCCGATTTAACAACTCTGTACCTTCTTCCATAATAGTAAGGTCGGCGGCAAAATCGGTATCAAAAACATGGTCGAATCCCAAGCGGCGAAGCGCAGCCACCAGTTTTCCGGTTACCAAAGTCCCGGCTTCCATATCAAACTCCTCGCCTAAAGCAGCCCGAACCGCAGGTGCAGTTTGTACAATCACGGTTTTAGTTGGATCAGACAAAGCTCTGATTACTTTGCCGGTTTCATCTACCTCGGTTAAAGCGCCTGTTGGACAAACTGCCACACACTGTCCGCAGTAGGTACAAACCGAATGATCAAGGTTCATTTCAAAGGCAGGAGAAACCACCGACTCGAAGCCACGATTTATGGCAGAAAGAACACCAACCGTTTGAACTTCGTTACACATGGTTTCGCAACGACGACACATGATGCATTTATCTATTTCGCGGTTGATGGCCGGTGAAGTATCCTCACGGTAGGTTGACTGTGCTCCTTTGTAATGAATTTCGCGAATACCCAGCTTATGCGCCATGTCCTGCAAATCGCAGTTTCCCGATTTTGCACAAATCAAACAGTCAAACGGATGATCGGAAAGAATCAGTTCCATTACTGTTCTGCGGGCATTTATCACCCGCATTGAATGTGTATTTATTTCCATTCCATCCTGCACATCGGTACAGCATGCCGGAGCCAGGTTGCGGCGCCCGTTTACTTCAACAACGCAAATTCGACAACCGCCCGGTTTATTTTCAATGTTTAAATCATCCAGTTTCATATGACAAAGCGTAGGAATATCAATTCCAATACCCGATGCCGCCTCTAAAATTGTGATGCCCTCTTTCACCACAACCGATTTATTATCAATGGTAAGATTTACTGTATCCATAGTTTTTCTTTTTCCTGATTAAGTTAAGGTGATTGCATTAAACTTACATTTGTCGAAACACACACCACATTTGATACACAACGATTGATCGATGTAATGCGGCGTGCGGCGTTCGCCCGAAATAGCTCCAACCGGACAATTCCTGAAACACAAGGTACATCCTGTACACAAGTCTTCAATAATGTCGTAACGCAACAGCGATTTGCACTGTCCTGCCGGACATTTCCCATCCACAACATGAGACTCGTATTCTTCCTCAAAATTTGAAATGGTTGAAAGCACAGGGTTGGGCGAAGTTTGACCCAAACCACACAGAGCCGTGTCTTTAATTACATAACTTAGCTCTTTCAGTTTTTCAATGTCTGCAGCTTCTCCTTTTCCCTCGGTAATACGTTCCAGAATTTCGTGCAGACGTTTATTTCCAACACGACATGGAGTACATTTTCCGCACGATTCCTCAAGTGTAAACTCAAGATAAAATTTGGCGATGGAAACCATACAATCATCTTCGTCCATTACAATCATTCCGCCCGATCCCATCATCGAACCCGAAGCTATCAGATTGTCATAATCAATCGGAATATCAAGCATGTCTTTGGTTAAACAGCCGCCTGATGGTCCTCCGGTTTGAACGGCCTTAAATTCTTTGCCGTCTTTTATTCCGCCACCAATATCGTAAATTACTTCGCGAAGTGTTGTTCCCATTGGCACTTCAATTAAACCCACGTTATTGATTTTCCCGGCCAGGGCGAACACTTTGGTTCCTTTTGACTTTTCGGTTCCGATGCTGCTAAACCAGGCAGCTCCTTTGTTTATAATTACAGGAATATTCGCAAAGGTTTCAACATTGTTTACATTGGTTGGCTTGCCCATGTAGCCCGAAACGGATGGGAAAGGTGGTTTGAACGTGGGTTCTCCCCGCAAACCTTCCATCGAATGTATTAAAGCAGTTTCTTCGCCGCAAACAAATGCACCGGCACCGTATCGTAATTCCAGTTTAAAATTGAATCCGGTTCCCAGAATATCATCACCAATTAATCCGTAATCTTCCGCTTGTTTAATGGCGGTTTTCAGACGCTGGATGGCAAGCGGATATTCGGCCCGAATATACACCAGCCCGGTATCGGCACCAATGCAATACCCGCAAATAGCCATGGCTTCAAGAACCGAATGCGGATCACCTTCCAAAATTGAGCGGTCCATGAATGCACCGGGATCACCTTCATCGGCATTACAAACCACATATTTTTGAGTGTTTTCTACTTTACTGGTTATCTCCCATTTTAGCCCGGTTGGAAAACCACCTCCACCACGGCCACGAAGCCCGGAGTCTTTTACCTCCCTGATAACTTCGTCGGGTGTCATCTCGGTCAAGCATTTTCCCATAGCCTGATAACCGTCGCGGGCTATGTATTCATCAATATTTTCAGGATTGATAAAACCGCAATTCTTTAAAGCGATCCGGATTTGTTTTTTGTAAAAATCCATTCCTTTCGAATCGCTGATATGCTTGTCAGTTGTAGGATCGGTGTACAGTAAACGCGCCACCGGACGCCCTTTTACCACGTGCTCTTTTATTATTTCTTCTGCATCATTGGGTTCTACCTGAACGTAAAAAGTATTGTCGGGAAGCACCTTTACAATAGGCCCTTTTTCGCAGAATCCGAAACAACCTGTTGAAACAACCTGAACATCGTTTTCAAGGCCACTTTCTGCAAGATATTTGTTTAGCCTGTTCTTAATTTCATCGCTTTCCGATGCTTTACAGCCCGTACCACCACAAATTAGCAGATGCATTCTGTAGTCAGTCATAAGTTTATAAGTTGATGTATTTGTTAGTCGTCAATCGTTTTAAAATTTACGGGAATAATTCCGTCGATGAGTTCGCCACGCTTGATGTAAACATCAATAATTTCGCGTGCTTTTTCTTTGTTTACATACCCGAAAACTACCGGGTCTTTTTTCGGAACTTTTACTTCTACAGTTGGTTCGGCGTAACAATACCCCATACAACCGGTTTGTGTAACAACAGCATCAATTGCCTCCTGCTCCAGTCCTTCCACAAAGTATTTCATGGTATCTTTTGCTCCTGACGCAATTCCGCAGGTGGCCATACCCACTTTTATTTGAACGTATTGTTCCGGGCTGTCGCTGTTTTCCCGTAATTTGATTTTAGACTGTGCCTCGTCTTTGATCCTGCGAAGATCAGCCAGTGTTTTAATTTTAGCCATATAAAATCGTATTAGTTGATTATTTTATTTTGTTGCTTTTATTTCTTCCAGATTGGTTTTTATCAATTCAATTATGCCTTCCCGCATCTCCTTTTGCTGCAGCGATACTTCTCCTACCATTTCTCTTATCTCTCCCGAATTTATGCTGAATTCATCAATTTCTGTTTTATGAGAATATTGAAGAACTCCGGTGTTGTAACTTAAGAGTGTTAAATAATAAGTATCCCAAATGTCTCCCAGCGGTGGTTTATCAACATTTGACAATTGAAAACCTGCAGTTACCGTTGTTCCTTTCCCCTCTTCCGACTCTAAATTAAAACTGCCATTTGCAGCCTCTGCATTTTGTTTTAACAGCGAAAGGCCTAAGCCTACTTTTCGGGTATTTCGCGATGTAAAGAACGGGTTACTTGCCTGTCGAACGGTTTCTTCATTCATGCCACAACCATTGTCCACAATTTTTAATAACCAAAGGTCTTTTATTTTATCTTCCTCAACTATGATTTCAATCAAGGTGGCATTTGCCTTAATTGAGTTCTGAACAATGTCGAGTATGTGATCTGAAAGTGTTCTCATAGAATTTTAACAGATCGGTTATTTGCCTGATTCAAAGCCATT contains:
- a CDS encoding 4Fe-4S dicluster domain-containing protein; this translates as MDKNNNVQKRRAFLQNGLKVVGGSILLSPFISSCSDSFYDTLSIDESRCIGCGDCDDVCNYSAIIMNGISSYAINASNCTLCNWCVDVCEDLAISMPDKSYLINSTDCTGCNECLPSCNYGALKIASNQFAIKSGCVGCGDCVTVCNQQGNAIGYVVENYSVKTNCHGCVERCSSACAYGAITRVNGKAYINTSKCTKCGKCYSKCSHHAITKAYVSIDQDKCTHCGECYTSCSYTQIEKSGNSDTNESYIEKLECTNCGECIDSCPESAIYTEQTGDFTPEIDNDNCTACGKCYDVCTVQTAIDRSIAIASINQTTCMKCNKCFDVCDYNAVIMD
- a CDS encoding NAD(P)H-dependent oxidoreductase subunit E: MPKIKLAENTIQLILDICNEFENKESELINVLHKVQSKLGYLPAEVQEVIAKGLNCSVAKVYGVVTFYSFFTMIPQGEFPISVCMGTACYVRGAEQVLAEFKRQLQVEVGESTGDGKFSINCLRCVGACGLAPVVTVGERVFGRVAPSEVKKIIAEYRDGCGVDSKK
- a CDS encoding four helix bundle protein, giving the protein MRLEDLVVYQLAMEIGDEVYLIVEKWDNFHKWTTGKQLVEAADSIAANISEGYGRYFYKENRQFQYYSRGSQTETKTWLTKAKNRNQIDGETFNSLMIKLEELGKRHNNFIKSIGQTNDQ
- a CDS encoding NADH-dependent [FeFe] hydrogenase, group A6, which translates into the protein MDTVNLTIDNKSVVVKEGITILEAASGIGIDIPTLCHMKLDDLNIENKPGGCRICVVEVNGRRNLAPACCTDVQDGMEINTHSMRVINARRTVMELILSDHPFDCLICAKSGNCDLQDMAHKLGIREIHYKGAQSTYREDTSPAINREIDKCIMCRRCETMCNEVQTVGVLSAINRGFESVVSPAFEMNLDHSVCTYCGQCVAVCPTGALTEVDETGKVIRALSDPTKTVIVQTAPAVRAALGEEFDMEAGTLVTGKLVAALRRLGFDHVFDTDFAADLTIMEEGTELLNRLGKHLAGDKDVKLPILTSCCPAWVKFFEHQFPEMKEIPSTARSPQQMFGAIAKTYFADKLAVKREDLVVVSIMPCVAKKYECGRDEFKTNGNPDVDHAITTRELAALIKLSNIDFNSLPNEDFDNPLGESTGAAVIFGTTGGVIEAAVRTAYEVHTKKELPRLDFEELRGMEGIREATIDFDGLPLRIGIAHGLGNARKLLEDIQAGKSEFHAIEIMSCPGGCIGGGGQPYHHGNAEILKKRQVAIYQEDKNKAIRKSHENPHIVKLYEEFLGEPMSEKAHHLLHTSYFDRT
- a CDS encoding NADH-quinone oxidoreductase subunit NuoF, which gives rise to MTDYRMHLLICGGTGCKASESDEIKNRLNKYLAESGLENDVQVVSTGCFGFCEKGPIVKVLPDNTFYVQVEPNDAEEIIKEHVVKGRPVARLLYTDPTTDKHISDSKGMDFYKKQIRIALKNCGFINPENIDEYIARDGYQAMGKCLTEMTPDEVIREVKDSGLRGRGGGGFPTGLKWEITSKVENTQKYVVCNADEGDPGAFMDRSILEGDPHSVLEAMAICGYCIGADTGLVYIRAEYPLAIQRLKTAIKQAEDYGLIGDDILGTGFNFKLELRYGAGAFVCGEETALIHSMEGLRGEPTFKPPFPSVSGYMGKPTNVNNVETFANIPVIINKGAAWFSSIGTEKSKGTKVFALAGKINNVGLIEVPMGTTLREVIYDIGGGIKDGKEFKAVQTGGPSGGCLTKDMLDIPIDYDNLIASGSMMGSGGMIVMDEDDCMVSIAKFYLEFTLEESCGKCTPCRVGNKRLHEILERITEGKGEAADIEKLKELSYVIKDTALCGLGQTSPNPVLSTISNFEEEYESHVVDGKCPAGQCKSLLRYDIIEDLCTGCTLCFRNCPVGAISGERRTPHYIDQSLCIKCGVCFDKCKFNAITLT
- a CDS encoding (2Fe-2S) ferredoxin domain-containing protein; this encodes MAKIKTLADLRRIKDEAQSKIKLRENSDSPEQYVQIKVGMATCGIASGAKDTMKYFVEGLEQEAIDAVVTQTGCMGYCYAEPTVEVKVPKKDPVVFGYVNKEKAREIIDVYIKRGELIDGIIPVNFKTIDD
- a CDS encoding ATP-binding protein, whose product is MRTLSDHILDIVQNSIKANATLIEIIVEEDKIKDLWLLKIVDNGCGMNEETVRQASNPFFTSRNTRKVGLGLSLLKQNAEAANGSFNLESEEGKGTTVTAGFQLSNVDKPPLGDIWDTYYLTLLSYNTGVLQYSHKTEIDEFSINSGEIREMVGEVSLQQKEMREGIIELIKTNLEEIKATK